A genomic window from Diospyros lotus cultivar Yz01 chromosome 2, ASM1463336v1, whole genome shotgun sequence includes:
- the LOC127795973 gene encoding protein CHLOROPLAST IMPORT APPARATUS 2-like isoform X2 produces MSSCLSGGGRAYGFDLEIVKSPSTSTITSHSSSPSSTLSESSNSPLAISTRKPRTPRKRPNQTYNEAAAILSTAYPKLFSAKHLTKPFKLAKPHESFLDEPSDLLLPFRVFENSGFLLHHPIPEKPNSTMEPRIVNSCEKFCHGQMAVNPLSLCNGYQDDFDAGSILDEEMEEGGNCIDSIMGNLSVNNDSVDERTYWYGSVFPGKFEVGRFGMRNGVRALRQVEDGDWWRFSTVNVGDISPRLRKPPPPAEKKKKKIEEIKSVESAKEFTPAVPENSVPKSNPGLLLKLNVEEVVNAWSDRGSPFSEEFPGQETASGNDLHARLAQVELFPDNGGVREASVLRYKEKRRTRLFSKKIRYQVRKVNADRRPRMKGRFVRSPNSKHVKQTCSQQQ; encoded by the exons ATGTCTTCGTGCTTGAGCGGAGGCGGCCGTGCGTACGGATTCGACCTTGAAATAGTGAAGTCTCCGTCTACTTCTACCATAACTTCGCATTCGTCTTCTCCATCTTCGACTCTCTCCGAGTCCAGCAACTCCCCGCTTGCAATCTCGACGCGAAAACCTCGGACTCCTCGAAAACGGCCGAACCAGACCTACAATGAGGCCGCCGCAATTCTGTCCACGGCCTACCCCAAGCTCTTCTCCGCCAAGCATCTCACAAAGCCTTTCAAGCTCGCCAAGCCGCACGAATCTTTCTTGGATGAGCCGTCGGACTTGCTTCTTCCATTTCGAGTGTTCGAGAATTCTGGTTTCTTGCTCCATCATCCAATCCCAGAAAAACCCAATTCGACAATGGAGCCAAGAATTGTCAATTCATGTGAGAAATTCTGCCACGGCCAGATGGCGGTGAACCCGCTGAGCTTGTGCAATGGCTACCAAGACGACTTCGACGCAGGATCCATACTCGATGAGGAAATGGAGGAGGGCGGCAATTGTATCGACAGTATAATGGGGAACCTGAGCGTGAACAATGACTCAGTCGACGAGCGGACTTATTGGTACGGGTCGGTATTCCCCGGGAAGTTCGAAGTGGGGCGGTTCGGGATGAGAAACGGCGTTAGGGCATTGCGGCAGGTTGAGGACGGAGATTGGTGGCGGTTTTCGACCGTGAATGTCGGCGACATCTCGCCCAGGCTGAGGAAACCGCCGCCGCCtgctgagaagaagaagaagaagattgaggAAATCAAGAGCGTGGAATCGGCAAAAGAATTCACTCCGGCCGTCCCGGAGAATTCGGTTCCGAAATCGAATCCTGGGTTGCTCCTGAAGCTGAACGTGGAGGAAGTTGTGAATGCTTGGTCCGACCGAGGGTCGCCGTTTTCCGAGGAGTTCCCCGGCCAGGAGACGGCTTCCGGGAACGATCTCCAC GCGAGGCTGGCTCAAGTAGAGTTGTTTCCGGACAACGGCGGGGTGAGAGAGGCGAGCGTGTTGCGCTACAAGGAGAAGCGGCGTACCCGTCTCTTCTCTAAGAAGATCAGGTACCAGGTTCGCAAAGTCAATGCTGATCGACGCCCCAGAATGAAA GGTCGCTTTGTGAGGAGTCCAAATTCTAAACATGTAAAGCAGACATGCTCCCAACAACAATAG
- the LOC127795973 gene encoding protein CHLOROPLAST IMPORT APPARATUS 2-like isoform X1 has product MSSCLSGGGRAYGFDLEIVKSPSTSTITSHSSSPSSTLSESSNSPLAISTRKPRTPRKRPNQTYNEAAAILSTAYPKLFSAKHLTKPFKLAKPHESFLDEPSDLLLPFRVFENSGFLLHHPIPEKPNSTMEPRIVNSCEKFCHGQMAVNPLSLCNGYQDDFDAGSILDEEMEEGGNCIDSIMGNLSVNNDSVDERTYWYGSVFPGKFEVGRFGMRNGVRALRQVEDGDWWRFSTVNVGDISPRLRKPPPPAEKKKKKIEEIKSVESAKEFTPAVPENSVPKSNPGLLLKLNVEEVVNAWSDRGSPFSEEFPGQETASGNDLHARLAQVELFPDNGGVREASVLRYKEKRRTRLFSKKIRYQVRKVNADRRPRMKPSPYQPMLVTLQGRFVRSPNSKHVKQTCSQQQ; this is encoded by the exons ATGTCTTCGTGCTTGAGCGGAGGCGGCCGTGCGTACGGATTCGACCTTGAAATAGTGAAGTCTCCGTCTACTTCTACCATAACTTCGCATTCGTCTTCTCCATCTTCGACTCTCTCCGAGTCCAGCAACTCCCCGCTTGCAATCTCGACGCGAAAACCTCGGACTCCTCGAAAACGGCCGAACCAGACCTACAATGAGGCCGCCGCAATTCTGTCCACGGCCTACCCCAAGCTCTTCTCCGCCAAGCATCTCACAAAGCCTTTCAAGCTCGCCAAGCCGCACGAATCTTTCTTGGATGAGCCGTCGGACTTGCTTCTTCCATTTCGAGTGTTCGAGAATTCTGGTTTCTTGCTCCATCATCCAATCCCAGAAAAACCCAATTCGACAATGGAGCCAAGAATTGTCAATTCATGTGAGAAATTCTGCCACGGCCAGATGGCGGTGAACCCGCTGAGCTTGTGCAATGGCTACCAAGACGACTTCGACGCAGGATCCATACTCGATGAGGAAATGGAGGAGGGCGGCAATTGTATCGACAGTATAATGGGGAACCTGAGCGTGAACAATGACTCAGTCGACGAGCGGACTTATTGGTACGGGTCGGTATTCCCCGGGAAGTTCGAAGTGGGGCGGTTCGGGATGAGAAACGGCGTTAGGGCATTGCGGCAGGTTGAGGACGGAGATTGGTGGCGGTTTTCGACCGTGAATGTCGGCGACATCTCGCCCAGGCTGAGGAAACCGCCGCCGCCtgctgagaagaagaagaagaagattgaggAAATCAAGAGCGTGGAATCGGCAAAAGAATTCACTCCGGCCGTCCCGGAGAATTCGGTTCCGAAATCGAATCCTGGGTTGCTCCTGAAGCTGAACGTGGAGGAAGTTGTGAATGCTTGGTCCGACCGAGGGTCGCCGTTTTCCGAGGAGTTCCCCGGCCAGGAGACGGCTTCCGGGAACGATCTCCAC GCGAGGCTGGCTCAAGTAGAGTTGTTTCCGGACAACGGCGGGGTGAGAGAGGCGAGCGTGTTGCGCTACAAGGAGAAGCGGCGTACCCGTCTCTTCTCTAAGAAGATCAGGTACCAGGTTCGCAAAGTCAATGCTGATCGACGCCCCAGAATGAAA CCTTCTCCTTATCAGCCAATGCTTGTGACGTTGCAGGGTCGCTTTGTGAGGAGTCCAAATTCTAAACATGTAAAGCAGACATGCTCCCAACAACAATAG
- the LOC127795973 gene encoding protein CHLOROPLAST IMPORT APPARATUS 2-like isoform X3, with amino-acid sequence MSSCLSGGGRAYGFDLEIVKSPSTSTITSHSSSPSSTLSESSNSPLAISTRKPRTPRKRPNQTYNEAAAILSTAYPKLFSAKHLTKPFKLAKPHESFLDEPSDLLLPFRVFENSGFLLHHPIPEKPNSTMEPRIVNSCEKFCHGQMAVNPLSLCNGYQDDFDAGSILDEEMEEGGNCIDSIMGNLSVNNDSVDERTYWYGSVFPGKFEVGRFGMRNGVRALRQVEDGDWWRFSTVNVGDISPRLRKPPPPAEKKKKKIEEIKSVESAKEFTPAVPENSVPKSNPGLLLKLNVEEVVNAWSDRGSPFSEEFPGQETASGNDLHARLAQVELFPDNGGVREASVLRYKEKRRTRLFSKKIRYQVRKVNADRRPRMKPFSLLLISQCL; translated from the exons ATGTCTTCGTGCTTGAGCGGAGGCGGCCGTGCGTACGGATTCGACCTTGAAATAGTGAAGTCTCCGTCTACTTCTACCATAACTTCGCATTCGTCTTCTCCATCTTCGACTCTCTCCGAGTCCAGCAACTCCCCGCTTGCAATCTCGACGCGAAAACCTCGGACTCCTCGAAAACGGCCGAACCAGACCTACAATGAGGCCGCCGCAATTCTGTCCACGGCCTACCCCAAGCTCTTCTCCGCCAAGCATCTCACAAAGCCTTTCAAGCTCGCCAAGCCGCACGAATCTTTCTTGGATGAGCCGTCGGACTTGCTTCTTCCATTTCGAGTGTTCGAGAATTCTGGTTTCTTGCTCCATCATCCAATCCCAGAAAAACCCAATTCGACAATGGAGCCAAGAATTGTCAATTCATGTGAGAAATTCTGCCACGGCCAGATGGCGGTGAACCCGCTGAGCTTGTGCAATGGCTACCAAGACGACTTCGACGCAGGATCCATACTCGATGAGGAAATGGAGGAGGGCGGCAATTGTATCGACAGTATAATGGGGAACCTGAGCGTGAACAATGACTCAGTCGACGAGCGGACTTATTGGTACGGGTCGGTATTCCCCGGGAAGTTCGAAGTGGGGCGGTTCGGGATGAGAAACGGCGTTAGGGCATTGCGGCAGGTTGAGGACGGAGATTGGTGGCGGTTTTCGACCGTGAATGTCGGCGACATCTCGCCCAGGCTGAGGAAACCGCCGCCGCCtgctgagaagaagaagaagaagattgaggAAATCAAGAGCGTGGAATCGGCAAAAGAATTCACTCCGGCCGTCCCGGAGAATTCGGTTCCGAAATCGAATCCTGGGTTGCTCCTGAAGCTGAACGTGGAGGAAGTTGTGAATGCTTGGTCCGACCGAGGGTCGCCGTTTTCCGAGGAGTTCCCCGGCCAGGAGACGGCTTCCGGGAACGATCTCCAC GCGAGGCTGGCTCAAGTAGAGTTGTTTCCGGACAACGGCGGGGTGAGAGAGGCGAGCGTGTTGCGCTACAAGGAGAAGCGGCGTACCCGTCTCTTCTCTAAGAAGATCAGGTACCAGGTTCGCAAAGTCAATGCTGATCGACGCCCCAGAATGAAA CCTTTCAGCCTTCTCCTTATCAGCCAATGCTTGTGA
- the LOC127795310 gene encoding putative clathrin assembly protein At5g57200 isoform X2, whose translation MGTFTSFRKAYGALKDSTKVGLAKVNSEYKDLDIAIVKATNHVDIPPKERHIRKIYSATSAASPRADVAYCIHALSRRLAKTRSWIVAIKTLIVLHRTLREGDPTFREELLNYSWRAHVLQISNFKDDSSPLAWDCSAWVRTYALFLEERLECFRILKYDIEAERLSKTSPGVSKAHSRTRLLNSEELLEQLPALQQLLYRLVACKPEGAAYHTFLVQYALALVLKESFKIYCAINDGIINLVDMFFDMTRHDAVKALNIYKRAGQQAENLAEFYEYCKGLELARNFQFPTLRQPPPSFLATMEEYIKEAPQFGSVSNRRMEYDEESSESEQPEEPASQENEEQIEEVEEKETPEETQEEPEPEKEEEVPPLISPEETGDLLGLNEINPQAAELEENNAMALAIIPPGNDPLSSSHDLSEIVKTSGWELALVTTPSNNNAPTTESKMAGGFDKLLLDSLYEDDSARKQLQLQNAGYNAGYGYEMTAPNPFDQRDPFMMSNSVAPPANVQMAVMNQQQMLLQQQQQYPQNMITAAPHQYLPQYPQQQLPYTGSNPFGDPFSYPQTATPPQGNHALL comes from the exons ATGGGTACCTTCACAAGCTTCAGAAAAGCCTATGGCGCCCTCAAGGACTCCACCAAGGTTGGCCTTGCCAAGGTCAATAGCGAATACAag GATTTGGACATTGCGATCGTCAAAGCCACCAACCATGTTGACATTCCTCCTAAGGAACGCCATATCAGAA AAATATATTCTGCCACATCGGCAGCAAGCCCACGAGCAGATGTTGCCTACTGCATTCATGCACTTTCTAGGAGGCTGGCAAAGACGCGTAGCTGGATT GTCGCGATAAAGACATTGATAGTTCTCCATAGGACATTGAGAGAAGGTGATCCTACCTTCAGAGAGGAACTACTGAACTACTCATGGAGAGCTCACGTTCTCCAAATTTCCAATTTCAAGGATGACTCGAGCCCTCTTG CTTGGGATTGTTCTGCGTGGGTCCGAACATATGCACTCTTTCTAGAAGAAAGGCTTGAATGCTTTAGGATTCTTAAATATGACATTGAGGCAGAACGTTTGTCTAAAACCTCACCAGGAGTGAGCAAG GCACATAGTAGGACACGGCTATTGAATAGTGAAGAGCTGTTGGAGCAGCTACCTGCATTGCAGCAGCTTTTGTACCGGCTAGTAGCTTGTAAG CCGGAAGGAGCAGCTTACCATACTTTTCTTGTACAGTATGCCCTGGCTCTG GTGCTGAAAGAAAGCTTCAAAATATATTGTGCTATCAATGATGGGATCATCAATCTTGTGGATATG TTTTTCGATATGACTAGGCATGATGCAGTTAAAGCTCTTAATATCTATAAAAGAGCAGGCCAGCAG GCTGAAAATCTTGCTGAGTTTTATGAATATTGCAAAGGTCTGGAGCTAGCTAGGAACTTTCAGTTTCCAACACTAAGACAG CCACCTCCGTCATTTCTTGCAACAATGGAAGAATACATAAAAGAGGCACCTCAATTTGGTTCTGTCTCTAATAGGAGAATG GAATATGATGAGGAAAGCTCAGAATCTGAGCAGCCTGAGGAACCTGCCTctcaagaaaatgaagaacaaatagaagaagttgaagaaaaagaaacaccGGAGGAAACACAGGAGGAGCCTGAACCTGAGAAGGAGGAGGAAGTTCCACCACTAATATCACCTGAAGAAACTGGGGATCTGCTG GGCTTGAATGAAATAAATCCACAGGCTGCGGAACTAGAAGAAAATAATGCAATGGCCCTAGCCATAATTCCACCTG GTAATGATCCTCTATCAAGCAGTCATGATTTGAGTGAAATTGTAAAGACTTCAGGATGGGAGCTAGCACTGGTTACCACACCGAGCAACAATAATGCCCCTACAACAGAAAGCAAAATG GCTGGTGGATTTGACAAGCTGTTACTCGATAGTTTGTATGAAGATGATTCTGCGAGGAAACAGCTACAGCTCCAGAATGCCGGCTACAATGCAGGCTATGGATATGAAATGACCGCACCAAATCCATTTGATCAAAGGGATCCATTTATGATGTCCAACAGTGTAGCACCCCCAGCCAACGTGCAGATGGCCGTGATGAATCAGCAGCAAATGCTGTTGCAGCAGCAACAACAGTATCCGCAAAATATGATAACAGCAGCACCTCATCAATATTTACCTCAATATCCTCAGCAGCAGCTG
- the LOC127795310 gene encoding putative clathrin assembly protein At5g57200 isoform X1 produces MGTFTSFRKAYGALKDSTKVGLAKVNSEYKDLDIAIVKATNHVDIPPKERHIRKIYSATSAASPRADVAYCIHALSRRLAKTRSWIVAIKTLIVLHRTLREGDPTFREELLNYSWRAHVLQISNFKDDSSPLAWDCSAWVRTYALFLEERLECFRILKYDIEAERLSKTSPGVSKAHSRTRLLNSEELLEQLPALQQLLYRLVACKPEGAAYHTFLVQYALALVLKESFKIYCAINDGIINLVDMFFDMTRHDAVKALNIYKRAGQQAENLAEFYEYCKGLELARNFQFPTLRQPPPSFLATMEEYIKEAPQFGSVSNRRMQQEYDEESSESEQPEEPASQENEEQIEEVEEKETPEETQEEPEPEKEEEVPPLISPEETGDLLGLNEINPQAAELEENNAMALAIIPPGNDPLSSSHDLSEIVKTSGWELALVTTPSNNNAPTTESKMAGGFDKLLLDSLYEDDSARKQLQLQNAGYNAGYGYEMTAPNPFDQRDPFMMSNSVAPPANVQMAVMNQQQMLLQQQQQYPQNMITAAPHQYLPQYPQQQLPYTGSNPFGDPFSYPQTATPPQGNHALL; encoded by the exons ATGGGTACCTTCACAAGCTTCAGAAAAGCCTATGGCGCCCTCAAGGACTCCACCAAGGTTGGCCTTGCCAAGGTCAATAGCGAATACAag GATTTGGACATTGCGATCGTCAAAGCCACCAACCATGTTGACATTCCTCCTAAGGAACGCCATATCAGAA AAATATATTCTGCCACATCGGCAGCAAGCCCACGAGCAGATGTTGCCTACTGCATTCATGCACTTTCTAGGAGGCTGGCAAAGACGCGTAGCTGGATT GTCGCGATAAAGACATTGATAGTTCTCCATAGGACATTGAGAGAAGGTGATCCTACCTTCAGAGAGGAACTACTGAACTACTCATGGAGAGCTCACGTTCTCCAAATTTCCAATTTCAAGGATGACTCGAGCCCTCTTG CTTGGGATTGTTCTGCGTGGGTCCGAACATATGCACTCTTTCTAGAAGAAAGGCTTGAATGCTTTAGGATTCTTAAATATGACATTGAGGCAGAACGTTTGTCTAAAACCTCACCAGGAGTGAGCAAG GCACATAGTAGGACACGGCTATTGAATAGTGAAGAGCTGTTGGAGCAGCTACCTGCATTGCAGCAGCTTTTGTACCGGCTAGTAGCTTGTAAG CCGGAAGGAGCAGCTTACCATACTTTTCTTGTACAGTATGCCCTGGCTCTG GTGCTGAAAGAAAGCTTCAAAATATATTGTGCTATCAATGATGGGATCATCAATCTTGTGGATATG TTTTTCGATATGACTAGGCATGATGCAGTTAAAGCTCTTAATATCTATAAAAGAGCAGGCCAGCAG GCTGAAAATCTTGCTGAGTTTTATGAATATTGCAAAGGTCTGGAGCTAGCTAGGAACTTTCAGTTTCCAACACTAAGACAG CCACCTCCGTCATTTCTTGCAACAATGGAAGAATACATAAAAGAGGCACCTCAATTTGGTTCTGTCTCTAATAGGAGAATG CAACAGGAATATGATGAGGAAAGCTCAGAATCTGAGCAGCCTGAGGAACCTGCCTctcaagaaaatgaagaacaaatagaagaagttgaagaaaaagaaacaccGGAGGAAACACAGGAGGAGCCTGAACCTGAGAAGGAGGAGGAAGTTCCACCACTAATATCACCTGAAGAAACTGGGGATCTGCTG GGCTTGAATGAAATAAATCCACAGGCTGCGGAACTAGAAGAAAATAATGCAATGGCCCTAGCCATAATTCCACCTG GTAATGATCCTCTATCAAGCAGTCATGATTTGAGTGAAATTGTAAAGACTTCAGGATGGGAGCTAGCACTGGTTACCACACCGAGCAACAATAATGCCCCTACAACAGAAAGCAAAATG GCTGGTGGATTTGACAAGCTGTTACTCGATAGTTTGTATGAAGATGATTCTGCGAGGAAACAGCTACAGCTCCAGAATGCCGGCTACAATGCAGGCTATGGATATGAAATGACCGCACCAAATCCATTTGATCAAAGGGATCCATTTATGATGTCCAACAGTGTAGCACCCCCAGCCAACGTGCAGATGGCCGTGATGAATCAGCAGCAAATGCTGTTGCAGCAGCAACAACAGTATCCGCAAAATATGATAACAGCAGCACCTCATCAATATTTACCTCAATATCCTCAGCAGCAGCTG